Proteins encoded within one genomic window of Siniperca chuatsi isolate FFG_IHB_CAS linkage group LG4, ASM2008510v1, whole genome shotgun sequence:
- the rsl24d1 gene encoding probable ribosome biogenesis protein RLP24: MRIEKCYFCSGPVYPGHGSMFVRNDCKTFRFCRSKCIKNFKKKRNPRKTRWTKAFRKASGKELTVDNALEFEKRRNIPVKYNRELWDKTVEAMKRVEEIKLKRQARFIMNRLKKGKQLEKEEAITEVKKNIHLIKAPHAGKAKQMEDKMVQKLQEDVDMGDDDN; the protein is encoded by the exons ATGCGTATCGAAAAGTGTTATTTCTGCTCGGGACCAGTGTACCCTGGACATGGGTCGATGTTTGTACGCAACGACTGTAAG acaTTCAGATTCTGCAGATCAAAATGCATCAAGAACTTCAAGAAGAAGCGTAAcccaagaaaaacaagatggaCCAAAGCATTCAGAAAGGCATCAGGAAAGGAGTTGACAGTG GATAATGCTTTGGAGTTTGAGAAACGCAGAAATATACCTGTTAAATATAACAGGGAGCTGTGGGACAAGACAG TGGAAGCAATGAAGAGGGTggaagaaataaaactgaaacgaCAGGCAAGATTTATCatgaacag ATTAAAGAAGGGCAAACAGTTGGAGAAAGAAGAGGCCATCACCGAAGTGAAGAAAAATATTCACCTTATCAAAGCACCACATGCAG gaaagGCCAAACAAATGGAAGACAAAATGGTGCAGAAGTTACAAGAGGACGTGGACATGGGGGATGATGATAATTAA
- the arpp19b gene encoding cAMP-regulated phosphoprotein 19b, whose amino-acid sequence MSEEVEGTRTSEEQQEMEDKVISPEKAEEAKLKARYPNLGAKPGGSDLLRKRLQKGPKYFDSGDYNMAKAKMKNKQLPSAPTEKTEITGGHIPTPQDLPQRKTSIVASKLAG is encoded by the exons ATGTCCGAGGAGGTTGAAGGAACGAGGACTTCGGAAGAACAGCAG GAAATGGAGGACAAAGTAATCAGTCcagagaaagcagaggaggCCAAACTGAAGGCCAGGTATCCTAACCTTGGAGCCAAGCCTGGAGGCTCAGACCTTCTTAGGAAAAGACTTCAGAAAGGG CCAAAGTATTTTGACTCTGGTGACTACAACATGGCCAAGGCAAAAATGAAGAATAAACAGTTGCCATCAGCCCCAACGGAGAAGACGGAGATCACAGGGGGGCACATCCCAACACCTCAGGACCTGCCTCAAAGAAAGACTTCAATCGTGGCCAGCAAGCTGGCTGGTTGA